A stretch of Camelina sativa cultivar DH55 chromosome 18, Cs, whole genome shotgun sequence DNA encodes these proteins:
- the LOC104763154 gene encoding uncharacterized protein LOC104763154 yields the protein MESYGDLINNNKVVLDDGNYGFWKSRIKSIIGGIDRLAWKTVLEKWEEPTIKDETGERIRKPESDWTDEEQKRSKFNSRALSAIHCSVGRKQFELIQGCETARESWDILQIHYEGTTKVQSSKKDMLASRFENLKMEEHESISDFSSKLSALAQEALILGKTYKDQKLVKKFLRCLPSRFMGYKTALTVSQNLDNLSYGEVVKMLQAHEMELNGIKKLKGIALAVSKDITDQGEEDVLSLLVRRFDRALRRIERGQGPRKSNSFKKTSENKKDDMQCHECKGYGHFIRECPTIKLRDAKCTICKGIGHTHEECVSNSKAKKEKSMISIEEESDSDCSSEEELINLVAMVGITEFENEEEVTDSDSEGEEVLDIVKTYKEVRNTLITLGKENQGLVKEKPRLEALVMSLQDELKNEKKIAKDSLDLMNREIGFIGKSRQV from the coding sequence ATGGAGAGCTACGGAGAtctgatcaacaacaacaaggttgTCTTGGATGATGGAAACTATGGGTTTTGGAAGTCAAGGATTAAATCTATCATCGGAGGTATTGATCGTCTTGCTTGGAAGACTGTTCTAGAAAAGTGGGAGGAACCGACAATCAAAGATGAAACAGGCGAGCGAATTCGTAAACCTGAGTCAGACTGGACcgatgaagaacaaaagagatcaaaGTTCAACTCAAGAGCCTTAAGTGCTATTCATTGTAGTGTTGGAAGAAAACAGTTCGAATTGATTCAAGGATGTGAAACTGCTAGAGAGTCATGGGATATCCTTCAAATTCATTATGAAGGTACAACAAAAGTACAAAGTTCGAAAAAAGATATGTTGGCCTCTAGATTTGAGAATCTAAAGATGGAGGAGCATGAATCAATTTCAGACTTTAGTTCAAAGTTGAGTGCTCTAGCACAAGAAGCTCTAATTCTTGGGAAAACCTATAAGGATCAGAAGTTAGtcaaaaagtttttaaggtGTCTTCCATCAAGATTCATGGGATACAAGACAGCCTTAACTGTCTCTCAAAACTTAGACAATCTCAGTTATGGCGAAGTGGTCAAAATGCTACAAGCACACGAGATGGAACTTAATGGAATTAAGAAACTAAAAGGAATAGCTCTAGCAGTTAGCAAAGACATAACTgaccaaggagaagaagatgttctGAGCTTGTTGGTAAGAAGATTTGATCGAGCTTTAAGGAGAATTGAACGAGGTCAAGGTCCAAGGAAGAGCAATTCATTCAAAAAGACGAGTGAGAACAAAAAGGATGATATGCAGTGTCATGAATGTAAGGGATATGGTCATTTTATTCGAGAATGTCCAACAATCAAATTGCGAGATGCCAAGTGCACAATTTGCAAAGGTATTGGACACACACATGAAGAGTGTGTGAGTAATTCTAAAGCTAAGAAAGAGAAATCTATGATTAGCATTGAGGAGGAATCAGACAGTGACTGTAGCAGTGAAGAAGAGCTCATTAATTTAGTAGCTATGGTAGGAATCACTGAATTTGAGAATGAGGAAGAGGTTACTGATTCAGActcagaaggagaagaagttctTGACATTGTTAAGACTTACAAAGAAGTGCGAAACACACTTATTACTCTTGGAAAGGAAAATCAAGGGTTGGTAAAAGAAAAACCTCGTCTAGAAGCACTTGTTATGTCTTTGCAAGAtgaattgaaaaatgaaaagaagattGCTAAGGATTCGCTAGATTTGATGAATAGAGAAATTGGTTTTATCGGCAAAAGCAGACAAGTTTGA
- the LOC109130617 gene encoding probable inorganic phosphate transporter 1-3 — MSEYANKKTRGAFIAAVFAMQGVGILAGGFVALAVSSIFDKQFPSPTYDQDRVLSTPPEADYIWRIIVMFGAIPAAMTFYWRMKMPETARYTALVAKDIKQATKDMSKVLQVELEVEERADDPQLNYGLFSKEFLRRHGLPLLGCTSTWFLLDIAFYSQNLFQKDIFSAIGWIPKAGTMNAVHEVFKIARAQTLIALCSTVPGYWFTVAFIDIMGRFAIQLMGFFFMTVFMFAIAFPYNHWIKPDNRIGFVIMYSLTFFFANFGPNATTFIVPAEIFPARLRSTCHGISAATGKAGAIVGAFGFLYAAQSQDPAKTDAGYPPGIGVKNSLIMLGVINFIGMLFTFLVPEPKGKSLEELSGEAEVEK; from the coding sequence ATGTCTGAATATGCTAACAAGAAGACTCGTGGGGCTTTCATCGCTGCCGTCTTTGCTATGCAAGGTGTCGGTATCTTGGCTGGTGGTTTTGTGGCTCTTGCAGTCTCTTCCATTTTCGACAAACAGTTTCCATCGCCGACCTATGACCAAGACAGGGTTCTCTCAACGCCTCCGGAGGCTGATTACATTTGGCGTATCATTGTCATGTTTGGCGCTATACCTGCGGCCATGACCTTCTATTGGCGTATGAAGATGCCTGAAACCGCTCGTTACACTGCTTTAGTTGCCAAGGATATTAAACAAGCCACAAAAGACATGTCGAAGGTCTTACAAGTAGAGCTTGAAGTTGAAGAAAGGGCGGATGACCCACAACTGAACTATGGATTGTTCTCCAAGGAATTCCTTAGGCGCCACGGGCTTCCACTCCTTGGGTGTACCTCAACTTGGTTCTTGCTTGACATTGCTTTCTACAGCCAAAATTTGTTCCAAAAGGATATTTTTTCGGCCATTGGATGGATTCCAAAGGCAGGCACCATGAATGCTGTTCATGAGGTTTTCAAGATCGCTAGGGCTCAGACTCTCATCGCGCTTTGCAGTACTGTCCCAGGGTACTGGTTCACCGTGGCATTTATTGATATCATGGGAAGGTTTGCAATCCAACTTATGGGATTCTTCTTCATGACGGTGTTTATGTTTGCCATTGCCTTCCCTTACAACCACTGGATCAAGCCAGACAACCGTATCGGATTCGTGATTATGTACTCCCTCACCTTTTTCTTCGCCAACTTTGGACCAAATGCAACCACTTTCATTGTTCCTGCTGAGATCTTCCCAGCTAGACTAAGGTCCACATGCCACGGAATATCTGCTGCGACAGGTAAGGCTGGAGCCATTGTTGGAGCCTTCGGGTTCTTGTATGCGGCTCAATCACAGGATCCAGCCAAGACAGACGCAGGATACCCACCGGGTATTGGAGTCAAGAACTCATTGATCATGCTTGGTGTTATCAACTTTATTGGTATGCTCTTCACATTCCTTGTCCCTGAGCCAAAGGGCAAGTCCCTCGAAGAACTTTCTGGTGAAGCTGAGGTTGAGAAATGA
- the LOC104763155 gene encoding probable inorganic phosphate transporter 1-2, whose translation MADQQLGVLKALDVAKTQLYHFTAIVIAGMGFFTDAYDLFCVSLVTKLLGRLYYFNPESAKPGSLPPHVAAAVNGVALCGTLAGQLFFGWLGDKLGRKKVYGLTLIMMIVCSIASGLSFGNQAKGVMTTLCFFRFWLGFGIGGDYPLSATIMSEYANKKTRGAFIAAVFAMQGVVSIADL comes from the exons ATGGCCGATCAGCAGCTAGGAGTGTTAAAAGCACTCGATGTTGCGAAGACGCAACTTTATCATTTCACGGCAATTGTCATCGCCGGTATGGGTTTCTTCACGGATGCCTATGATCTTTTCTGTGTGTCCTTGGTGACGAAGCTCCTAGGACGCCTCTACTACTTCAATCCAGAGTCAGCAAAGCCTGGCTCCCTTCCCCCTCATGTTGCGGCAGCAGTCAATGGTGTGGCCCTCTGTGGGACTCTTGCTGGTCAGCTCTTCTTCGGATGGCTTGGTGACAAGCTAGGAAGGAAAAAGGTCTACGGTCTCACTTTGATCATGATGATCGTGTGTTCTATTGCTTCGGGTCTCTCCTTTGGAAACCAAGCCAAGGGTGTCATGACCACTCTTTGCTTTTTCAG GTTTTGGCTCGGGTTTGGCATTGGAGGTGACTACCCTCTTTCAGCCACCATCATGTCTGAATATGCTAACAAGAAGACTCGTGGGGCTTTCATCGCTGCCGTCTTTGCTATGCAAGGTGTCG TTTCCATCGCCGACCTATGA